The genomic window AAAGGCGTCACGCCAAAGGCGTCACGCCAAAGGCGTCACGCCAAAGGCGTCACGCCAAAGGCGTCACGCCAAAGGCGTGATTGGGCCGGGCGTTCTCCGGGAGAAAGCACGATATAAACCCCTCATTCATTGGCTTCGGCTTTTCTGGGCGGATCCGGACCCGCCCGACCCGTACGAGATCGGGCGGCTGTCCTGTGTTCCGCAGGATTTCACGCTGTATCGCGACATTGCCTGCCCGCAGGCGGCGCACTGCTCCAAACAGGGGTTTTTCGTTCAGGCACTATCTACCGGGCCGAATCCGGATGGATCCAGCCCTGTTTGGCAAAGTACTTTCCCAGTTCATCGGCGATCTTCTCAGCCAGGCCTTTGGCCAACTGGGTGGAAGCCGACTGGTGTGTCTTCACGCCGCTCATGATGGCGTTGGATGAAAGAACGGCCCCCGTGCCTGCTCCTGCAGCAAGGCCTGCAGGCCCCATGACCGCCACTCCGGGCATTTTCCCGCTATCGATATGCGCGTCAAATGTGATGAGCTGCCTCGGGTCTGCGCTTCCTGAGGCGAACACGCTGACCGTGCAGTCCAGAGCGGATTTTCCCGCGCCCAGACCGACGAGATTTCGGCGCCGCCGGTTCCCCTCGTCAATCGAGACAAAATTCCCGGCGACCAGGATCGAATCCGGCGGTATGGCAGCTCCTGATGCGACACGTACCGGTTGCAATCCCATCGCGTCGATTTTCAGGGACAACTCGCTGGAGAGTGCATCCGCCACCTCGCGGCCCAACTGAATTTCTTCCGCTGTCCGGTCATCGCCCTGGATACCACGATGGACAATCGAGAGAAAACCGGCATTTTGCTTGATCTCGGCTGAGCCAATCGCGAAATCGGCAATCAGCACCGCTTTCGGTTTGGGCAACTGTGTGCCGGCGATCTGTCCGACAGGATGAACAGCCGTTTTGGCGCAGCCTGCAATAAACAGGATCAGCGCAAACGCCGTGGCGGATTTGAACGGAAATGGGTGTCGCACCATCGAATCTCCTCGAATGATCTGCATAGAAGCGAAACCAATCAATCGGAAACCGCCCCGTACTTGCTGACAATAAAATAGAAATTTCCGTTGCCGGAAAGTGCCGGGCTGTATTCCAGGTCGACACAGAGGTGATTGACACCATCGGGCATCAGCATATCCGGGATGTGAATCGACAAATTGTCGTACAGCGTCGATGCTGTACACGTATAGGACGGATTGTTGATCATGCCTGCGGAGGTCAGCTTGAAGGACAGCAACGAGGGGTATGCCTCATGATATGCGTAGACGAAATTCGCCCAGACAGACGGATCGGTCGGCTTTGCATTCGCGGCTGCCAGATAGGGGATATTGAGCACCAGAGTCTGACCCAGGGTTGCCGCGCAACCCGTCCGGAAATCCTGAAGTCGTCCAATGGCATTGCCTTTGTATTCCGTGAACCAGAGATTCCCATCCGGTCCGGTCGTGATGCCCTGGGGACCGCTGGCTGTGGCAAGAGCGACAGAGGCCATGGAAATGACGCCGGATGGTGTGATCCTTCCCATTGCATCGCCATCGTATACCGTGAACCAGAGATTGCCATCCGGCCCTGTGGTGATCGCCCAGGGACCGCTCTCTGCGGGAAGACCGCCGGAGAACTCCGTGATCACGCCCGATGGGGTAATCCTGCCAACGGCATTGCCGTCATATTCGGTGAACCAGAGATTGCCATCCGGCCCTGTGGTGATCCCTGTAGGGCCGCTCGATGCACTCATCCCGGCAGAGAATTCCGTAATGACGCCGGATGGGGTGATTCTGCCGATGGCATTGCCGTCATATTCGGTGAACCAGAGATTGCCATCGGGTCCCGCGGCAATTCCCCAGGGGTAAGTGTTTTCGGAAAGGCCTGTGGAGAACCACGTCAGATCGCCGGATGGCGTCATCCTGCCGATGGCATTGACCGCAGGGTCCGTGAACCAGAGATTTCCGTCCGGACCTGCCACGATTTCGACAGGGCTGCTGTAACCGGGAAATCCTTCGGAAAACAAGGTGATGACGCCCGATGGCGTTATCCGGCCAATGCCTCCGTATACCGTGAACCAGAGATTGCCATCCGGCCCTGTGGTGATTCCCCATGGATAACTGTTTTCGGCAAGACCGGATGAGAATTCCGTAATGGCTCCGGAGGGGGTGATCCGGCCGATTCGGTTTCCCGCATCTTCCGTAAACCAGAGATTGCCATCCGGCCCGGTGGTGATCGCCCAGGGAAGACTGCTGGACGAAAGACCAGCGGAAAATTCGGTGAGCGTTTGACTGATGGCGTGGTTGGGCAGCACCCATCCGGTCATCAGCCCCAAAAAACAGAGACAGGCTGTGATTCCTGCATGTTGCTTTGTCTTCATGTGCATTTCCCCTTCGGTGTTTGGTTGCGTGATGGTTTCCCATTTCCGAAGCACACTACCAAATACGGATGCGATCATCAATAGCCATCGTCCCGATAGTTGCAGTTCCCTTGCTCGTCTGTCGCCGGGATCTCCGTTGAGGGATCGATCTGGGCATACGGGTCCGGTTCCCCATCCGGCGTGCTGTATTTCGGCGGGTTCATCGTGCCCGAAGGCATCCGGGCCACCGGAGAGAACCCGAATTCCGGGACAGAGGCCCTGAGCTGAAGGATTTGCTCCCTGGTGACCCGAAGCACCAGCAGGTCGAAGGACCAGATGAGTTCAGGGCCGATCTTTTGGATATCCGGGCAATGGGCCTGGACGCTGTTCAGTGCGCATGCCACCGTGTCGTTGGCTACCGGAAAATGGGTGGCGACGGTGAGCCGCGGACGAGGGTTGATCTGGCTGAGGAGATACCCGAAGGCCCCTTGTGGCGTGTGGGAACTGTTCTGAATATTTTTCAGACCTTCGACCGTATCCAGAAAGGTGTTGTACAGCGGATCATCCGGCTCGGGAGGTGCGCTGAGTCCCATGTTCTTGAACGCCCATACCTCCGCCGGAACCACCATTTCGTGAATAAATACGTCTACGCCCTTGCCGCCGTTGATGGCCTGATCTCTGGAGCGGATTTCCGGTTTGGTGTCGCTCGTGTAGATCATGGTCAGGCCGTTCCACTCGAGTTTGTAGCCGATGGAGCCTTTTCTGCAATGGATCACCGGGAAATGGGTGATCCTGACGCCGGTTTCCTTGTTGTCATAGGCGACGTTGTCACCTTCCACCGCCCCGTATTTCCACCATTTCAGCTCGATGGGCACCAGTGCGTAGGCATCGTCTGCAGGATCGTCATCGACGGGTGCGGGATCGACGGGAAGGCCCCAGCTTTCTTTTGTGGGCGGCGTATATCCGGGATAACTGGTCGTCTGGAAACTGAAGCTCTCCGAGTGCCAGCGCATGGCTCTTCGAAGGTTTTCACAGAAGGCTTTTGTGCCGTCGTCATAGTACTGGTACGATCCCTTCGGGCTTTCCACCCCGGAAGGCCCCGGTCCCCAGACATACAGGGGGGATTTTCGGTCCGCCGAAGGCCCGAAACAGTAAATGTGGGTCAGATCACTCATGTGATCACCGTGCAGATGTGCAATGAAGACCTTGTCCATCCTGCCGAATCCGATGCCCATGGCGCCGTAATTGGCGCATACGCCGGAGCCGCAGTCGAAGACGAACTGGTCGGCCTTTCCCATGGCGTTTCCAACCTCGACGAAGATGCTCATCATCTGCTGTGCGCGGCGCACCGGCGGGATGCATGAACCCAGAAACGTGATTCGCATTTCGTTGGGCAGCAGCGGCGTATTCGGGTCTTTCGGATCGAGCGGGTTATACGTGGGCAGGCGCTCGAAATAGGAATAGTGCTGGGTCATCGAGGAGAGCGATTTCCAGTCGCATGGCTGCACCGGAAGACAGGCTTCAGCGGCCCTCGCATGTTCCGCTTGTGCGTCGATCATGGTGCTGCCGATGGCGAGGCCGCCGATGGCCAGGCCGGAAAGCTTCAAAGCATCCCGCCTGGTGATTCCTTTGGGGGTTGTCGGATCCATTGGTTCCATTTTGTTTTCCTTTCGCAGATAGGGGATGTTGTGTTACCGATCCATGACTGTTTGAAAATACCGCTTTTCGATTTATCAGAGCTCTTTCAGGATCACAATGTACCTGGGGTACAGTTCTGGGACAGGATCTACAGGAAAAGGTACAGTCTGGAGGTGAGGTTGGCGGGTTGTGCTCCGGCG from Desulfatirhabdium butyrativorans DSM 18734 includes these protein-coding regions:
- a CDS encoding virginiamycin B lyase family protein gives rise to the protein MKTKQHAGITACLCFLGLMTGWVLPNHAISQTLTEFSAGLSSSSLPWAITTGPDGNLWFTEDAGNRIGRITPSGAITEFSSGLAENSYPWGITTGPDGNLWFTVYGGIGRITPSGVITLFSEGFPGYSSPVEIVAGPDGNLWFTDPAVNAIGRMTPSGDLTWFSTGLSENTYPWGIAAGPDGNLWFTEYDGNAIGRITPSGVITEFSAGMSASSGPTGITTGPDGNLWFTEYDGNAVGRITPSGVITEFSGGLPAESGPWAITTGPDGNLWFTVYDGDAMGRITPSGVISMASVALATASGPQGITTGPDGNLWFTEYKGNAIGRLQDFRTGCAATLGQTLVLNIPYLAAANAKPTDPSVWANFVYAYHEAYPSLLSFKLTSAGMINNPSYTCTASTLYDNLSIHIPDMLMPDGVNHLCVDLEYSPALSGNGNFYFIVSKYGAVSD
- a CDS encoding DUF4410 domain-containing protein; this translates as MVRHPFPFKSATAFALILFIAGCAKTAVHPVGQIAGTQLPKPKAVLIADFAIGSAEIKQNAGFLSIVHRGIQGDDRTAEEIQLGREVADALSSELSLKIDAMGLQPVRVASGAAIPPDSILVAGNFVSIDEGNRRRRNLVGLGAGKSALDCTVSVFASGSADPRQLITFDAHIDSGKMPGVAVMGPAGLAAGAGTGAVLSSNAIMSGVKTHQSASTQLAKGLAEKIADELGKYFAKQGWIHPDSAR
- a CDS encoding twin-arginine translocation signal domain-containing protein, which encodes MEPMDPTTPKGITRRDALKLSGLAIGGLAIGSTMIDAQAEHARAAEACLPVQPCDWKSLSSMTQHYSYFERLPTYNPLDPKDPNTPLLPNEMRITFLGSCIPPVRRAQQMMSIFVEVGNAMGKADQFVFDCGSGVCANYGAMGIGFGRMDKVFIAHLHGDHMSDLTHIYCFGPSADRKSPLYVWGPGPSGVESPKGSYQYYDDGTKAFCENLRRAMRWHSESFSFQTTSYPGYTPPTKESWGLPVDPAPVDDDPADDAYALVPIELKWWKYGAVEGDNVAYDNKETGVRITHFPVIHCRKGSIGYKLEWNGLTMIYTSDTKPEIRSRDQAINGGKGVDVFIHEMVVPAEVWAFKNMGLSAPPEPDDPLYNTFLDTVEGLKNIQNSSHTPQGAFGYLLSQINPRPRLTVATHFPVANDTVACALNSVQAHCPDIQKIGPELIWSFDLLVLRVTREQILQLRASVPEFGFSPVARMPSGTMNPPKYSTPDGEPDPYAQIDPSTEIPATDEQGNCNYRDDGY